One genomic region from Cellulomonas hominis encodes:
- the nadD gene encoding nicotinate-nucleotide adenylyltransferase: MTQRRARLGVMGGTFDPIHHGHLVAASEVAAQYDLDEVVFVPTGAPSFKQDVDVTPAEHRYLMTVIATASNPRFTVSRVDIDRPGLTYTVDTLRDLAHERPDADLYFITGADAIEQILTWKDSPELFQRAQFVAVTRPGHTLSVDGLPADRVSQWEIPALAISSTDVRARARTGKPVWYLVPDGVVQYIAKHGLYRGSQS, translated from the coding sequence ATGACGCAGCGACGAGCCCGGCTCGGGGTGATGGGCGGCACGTTCGACCCCATCCACCACGGCCACCTCGTCGCCGCCAGCGAGGTCGCCGCGCAGTACGACCTGGACGAGGTCGTGTTCGTGCCCACCGGCGCGCCCTCGTTCAAGCAGGACGTCGACGTGACCCCGGCCGAGCACCGGTACCTCATGACCGTCATCGCGACGGCGTCCAACCCCCGCTTCACCGTGAGCCGCGTCGACATCGACCGGCCCGGCCTGACGTACACCGTCGACACCCTCCGGGACCTCGCGCACGAGCGCCCCGACGCCGACCTGTACTTCATCACCGGCGCCGACGCGATCGAGCAGATCCTCACGTGGAAGGACTCCCCGGAGCTCTTCCAGCGCGCGCAGTTCGTCGCGGTCACCCGGCCCGGCCACACGCTGTCCGTCGACGGGCTGCCCGCGGACCGCGTGAGCCAGTGGGAGATCCCCGCGCTCGCCATCTCGTCCACCGACGTGCGCGCCCGCGCGCGCACCGGCAAGCCCGTCTGGTACCTCGTGCCCGACGGCGTCGTCCAGTACATCGCCAAGCACGGTCTGTACCGAGGAAGTCAGTCATGA
- a CDS encoding IS110 family transposase, with amino-acid sequence MTSLAERVDLVIGVDTHKHTHTAAVVDATTGGTLSELTVSTDPGGYGELLTWVGAIRGGSRVWALEGGGGYGAGLARFLGSGGEQVVELDRPKRAARRHGAKSDSLDAVRAAREALAREHLARIKDDGPRAELAVLMAARRSGVEAATLAQRQLLALVTAAPEELRAVLRGANTTVTVQTAARLRTRSAWDRQTVTTANVLRTLARRVLTLQDEARDHETAIGEIVRSWRPDLLTQPGIGALTAAQVLIAWSHPGRIRSEAAFAMLAGTAPIPASSGMTIRHRLNRSGDRQLNRALHVIALSRARYDQRTRDYIDRRRAQGKTDREIRRCLKRYIARDLFRQLEHGPLPA; translated from the coding sequence GTGACCAGTCTGGCTGAACGCGTCGATCTCGTCATCGGGGTCGACACCCACAAGCACACCCACACCGCCGCGGTCGTGGACGCGACCACTGGCGGCACGCTCAGCGAGTTGACCGTCAGCACCGATCCGGGTGGCTATGGCGAGCTGCTGACCTGGGTCGGCGCGATCCGTGGTGGCTCGCGGGTCTGGGCGTTGGAAGGTGGCGGCGGCTACGGCGCCGGTCTGGCCCGGTTCCTCGGGTCGGGCGGTGAGCAGGTCGTGGAGCTGGACCGCCCGAAGCGAGCCGCCCGACGTCATGGCGCGAAGTCCGACTCCCTGGACGCGGTCCGCGCCGCACGCGAGGCCCTGGCCCGCGAGCACCTCGCGCGGATCAAGGACGACGGTCCTCGCGCCGAGCTCGCCGTTCTCATGGCGGCCCGCCGCTCGGGGGTCGAGGCCGCGACCCTGGCTCAGCGCCAGCTGCTCGCTCTGGTCACCGCGGCGCCAGAGGAGCTGCGCGCCGTGCTGCGCGGGGCGAACACGACCGTGACGGTCCAGACCGCCGCCCGGTTGCGGACCCGATCGGCCTGGGACCGTCAGACGGTGACCACCGCGAACGTCCTGCGGACCCTGGCGCGCCGGGTCCTGACCCTGCAGGACGAGGCCCGCGACCACGAGACCGCGATCGGTGAGATCGTGCGCTCGTGGCGGCCCGACCTGCTGACCCAGCCCGGGATCGGAGCCCTCACCGCCGCCCAGGTCCTGATCGCCTGGTCCCACCCGGGACGGATCCGCTCCGAGGCCGCGTTCGCGATGCTCGCCGGGACCGCCCCGATCCCCGCGTCCTCAGGCATGACGATCCGGCATCGGCTGAACCGTTCCGGGGACCGCCAGCTCAACCGCGCGCTGCACGTCATCGCCCTGTCTCGCGCCCGCTACGACCAGCGCACCCGCGACTACATCGACCGCCGCCGCGCCCAGGGCAAGACCGACCGCGAGATCCGCCGCTGCCTCAAGCGCTACATCGCCCGCGACCTGTTCCGCCAACTCGAACACGGCCCACTCCCGGCTTGA
- a CDS encoding glutamate-5-semialdehyde dehydrogenase, with protein sequence MTTSLDAPVAGAGTAPDGDVTEHVLAVARRAQVASRALSVATRGTKDAALQALADALVAGAEPIVAANAEDVARGRADGTSPGLLDRLTLTPERIGAIADALREVAALPDPVGEVVRGSTLPNGLRMRQVRVPMGVVGMIYEARPNVTVDAVGLSLKSGNAVILRGGSAAARSNAVIVDVLRAALEAQGLPADLVQSIDAYGRAGGVALMHARGLVDVLVPRGGADLIRTVVREATVPVIETGVGNVHVYVDATADPAMALPILLNAKTQRVGVCNAAETLLVHRDAAAGFLPSALVALADAGVTVHGDAATADLAPEGVAVVPATDEDWATEYLSLDLAVRVVDDLDAALEHIRTWSSGHTEAIVTRDLAASERFVAEVDSAAVMVNASTRFTDGGQLGLGAEIGISTQKLHARGPMGLGELTTTKWVVHGDGHVRP encoded by the coding sequence ATGACCACCTCCCTCGATGCGCCGGTCGCGGGCGCGGGCACGGCGCCGGACGGCGACGTCACCGAGCACGTGCTCGCCGTGGCGCGCCGCGCGCAGGTCGCCTCCCGCGCGCTCTCCGTAGCGACCCGCGGCACCAAGGACGCGGCGCTGCAGGCGCTCGCCGACGCCCTGGTCGCCGGTGCGGAGCCGATCGTCGCCGCGAACGCCGAGGACGTGGCGCGCGGCCGGGCGGACGGCACCTCGCCCGGGCTGCTGGACCGGCTGACGCTCACCCCCGAGCGGATCGGCGCGATCGCCGACGCCCTGCGCGAGGTCGCGGCGCTGCCCGACCCGGTGGGCGAGGTCGTGCGGGGCTCGACGCTGCCGAACGGGCTGCGGATGCGCCAGGTCCGGGTGCCCATGGGCGTCGTCGGGATGATCTACGAGGCCCGGCCCAACGTCACGGTCGACGCGGTCGGGCTCAGCCTGAAGAGCGGCAACGCGGTGATCCTCCGCGGCGGATCGGCGGCCGCGCGCAGCAACGCGGTGATCGTGGACGTGCTGCGCGCCGCGCTCGAGGCCCAGGGGCTGCCGGCCGACCTCGTGCAGTCGATCGACGCGTACGGCCGGGCCGGCGGCGTCGCCCTCATGCACGCCCGCGGGCTCGTCGACGTCCTCGTGCCGCGCGGCGGCGCCGACCTCATCCGCACCGTCGTGCGGGAGGCCACGGTCCCCGTCATCGAGACCGGCGTCGGCAACGTGCACGTGTACGTGGACGCCACCGCCGACCCCGCGATGGCGCTGCCGATCCTGCTCAACGCGAAGACCCAGCGGGTCGGGGTGTGCAACGCCGCCGAGACGCTGCTCGTGCACCGCGACGCCGCGGCCGGGTTCCTGCCGTCGGCCCTCGTCGCGCTCGCCGACGCCGGGGTCACCGTGCACGGCGACGCGGCGACCGCCGACCTCGCACCCGAGGGCGTCGCGGTCGTGCCCGCGACCGACGAGGACTGGGCGACCGAGTACCTGTCGCTCGACCTTGCCGTCCGCGTCGTCGACGACCTGGACGCGGCGCTCGAGCACATCCGCACCTGGTCGTCCGGCCACACCGAGGCGATCGTCACGCGGGACCTCGCCGCGTCGGAGCGGTTCGTCGCCGAGGTGGACTCCGCGGCGGTCATGGTGAACGCCTCGACGCGGTTCACCGACGGCGGCCAGCTCGGCCTCGGCGCGGAGATCGGCATCTCCACCCAGAAGCTGCACGCCCGGGGCCCGATGGGCCTCGGCGAGCTCACCACGACCAAGTGGGTGGTGCACGGCGACGGGCACGTGCGTCCCTGA
- the proB gene encoding glutamate 5-kinase, with protein sequence MSAAALSDRRLLPEVHRVVVKVGSSSLTDDDGRLDPARLRSLVDVLAARVTAGHQVVLVSSGAIATGMDPLGLARRPRDLATQQAAASVGQGLLVAHYTRAFHEHGLRVGQVLLTAEDTMRRGQYRNAQRALDRLLDLGIVPIVNENDTVATDEIRFGDNDRLAALVSHLVHADAMVLLTDVDGLYTGPPNRPGSRRITEVRGPRDLEGVDVSARGSRVGTGGMVTKLESVAIATASGIPVVLTSAAQVAPALDGAEVGTWFAATGRRTSTRLLWLAYAARTHGRLVLDDGAVRAVIERGKSLLPAGVVAVEGEFEAGDPVELAAADGTVVARGLVGYSSQEAPDLLGRSTQDLRADLGEGYDRELVHRDDLVLVRRRR encoded by the coding sequence GTGAGTGCCGCCGCGCTGTCCGACCGCCGCCTGCTGCCCGAGGTCCACCGCGTGGTGGTGAAGGTCGGCTCGTCCTCGCTCACGGACGACGACGGCCGCCTCGACCCGGCGCGGCTCCGTTCCCTGGTGGACGTCCTCGCCGCCCGGGTGACCGCGGGGCACCAGGTCGTCCTCGTGTCCTCGGGTGCCATCGCCACCGGCATGGATCCCCTCGGGCTCGCGCGCCGTCCCCGCGACCTCGCCACGCAGCAGGCCGCCGCGTCCGTCGGCCAGGGGCTGCTGGTCGCGCACTACACCCGGGCGTTCCACGAGCACGGGCTGCGGGTCGGCCAGGTGCTGCTGACCGCCGAGGACACCATGCGGCGCGGGCAGTACCGCAACGCCCAGCGCGCCCTGGACCGGCTGCTGGACCTCGGCATCGTCCCGATCGTCAACGAGAACGACACGGTCGCCACCGACGAGATCCGGTTCGGCGACAACGACCGGCTCGCCGCCCTGGTGTCGCACCTGGTGCACGCCGACGCGATGGTGCTGCTCACCGACGTCGACGGCCTGTACACCGGCCCGCCGAACCGCCCCGGGTCGCGCCGGATCACCGAGGTGCGCGGGCCGCGGGACCTGGAGGGCGTGGACGTCTCCGCGCGCGGCAGCCGGGTCGGCACGGGCGGCATGGTCACCAAGCTCGAGTCGGTGGCGATCGCGACGGCGTCGGGCATCCCCGTCGTGCTGACGTCCGCCGCGCAGGTCGCGCCCGCGCTGGACGGGGCCGAGGTCGGCACCTGGTTCGCGGCCACCGGCCGGCGCACCTCGACGCGGCTGCTGTGGCTCGCGTACGCGGCCCGGACGCACGGCCGGCTGGTGCTGGACGACGGCGCCGTGCGCGCGGTCATCGAGCGCGGGAAGTCGCTGCTGCCGGCGGGCGTCGTGGCGGTCGAGGGGGAGTTCGAGGCCGGCGACCCCGTGGAGCTCGCGGCGGCCGACGGGACCGTCGTGGCGCGGGGGCTCGTCGGGTACTCCTCGCAGGAGGCCCCCGACCTGCTCGGCCGCTCCACCCAGGACCTGCGCGCCGACCTGGGGGAGGGCTACGACCGCGAGCTCGTGCACCGCGACGACCTGGTCCTGGTCCGCCGCCGCCGCTGA